A genomic segment from Glycine soja cultivar W05 chromosome 18, ASM419377v2, whole genome shotgun sequence encodes:
- the LOC114396382 gene encoding probable WRKY transcription factor 20 isoform X4, with product MENSMRVSDRVEPSPTTGSLSLLHQTAHGSVTSAASSTFPVTTVPADFDNHASEKSTQIDGQGKAQAFDSSPLVKNESASPSNELSLSSPVQMDCSGGSARVEGDLDELNPRSNITTGLQASQVDNRGSGLSVAADRVSDDGYNWRKYGQKHVKGSEFPRSYYKCTHPNCEVKKLFERSHDGQITEIIYKGTHDHPKPQPNRRYSAGTIMSVQEERSDKVSLTSRDDNGSYMCGQGSHLAEPDSQPELSPVATNDGDLDGLGVLSNRNNDEVDDDDPFSKRRKMDLGIADITPVVKPIREPRVVVQTLSEVDILDDGYRWRKYGQKVVRGNPNPRSYYKCTNTGCPVRKHVERASHDPKAVITTYEGKHNHDVPTARNSCHDMAGPASASGQTRIRPEESDTISLDLGMGISPAAENTPNSQGRMMLSEFGDSQTHTSNSNFNFVHTTTVPGYFGVLNNNSNPYGSRENPSDGPSLNHSAYPCPQNIGRILMGP from the exons ATGGAAAATTCGATGCGAGTGAGTGACAGA GTGGAACCTTCACCGACTACAGGATCCCTTTCTTTGCTTCATCAAACAGCACATGGTTCCGTGACTTCTGCCGCATCTTCTACATTTCCTGTAACCACT GTTCCCGCAGACTTTGACAACCATGCAAGTGAAAAATCTACTCAAATAGATGGTCAAGGAAAAGCTCAAGCTTTTGATTCATCACCATTAGTAAAAAATGAGTCAGCATCCCCTTCAAATGAATTAAGTCTATCATCACCTGTTCAAATGGATTGCTCAGGAGGTAGTGCCCGTGTTGAAGGTGATTTGGATGAATTGAACCCTAGAAGCAACATAACAACTGGGCTTCAAGCATCACAAGTTGACAATAGAGGTAGTGGACTTTCCGTTGCAGCTGATAGAGTATCTGATGATGGATACAACTGGAGAAAATATGGGCAAAAACATGTTAAAGGAAGTGAATTTCCACGCAGTTATTACAAATGTACACATCCTAATTGTGAAGTCAAGAAACTATTTGAACGCTCTCATGATGGGCAGATCACTGAGATAATTTACAAGGGAACACATGATCATCCTAAACCTCAACCAAACCGCCGTTACTCTGCTGGAACTATTATGTCTGTGCAAGAAGAGAGATCTGATAAAGTTTCTTTGACCAGCCGAGATG ACAATGGATCCTATATGTGTGGCCAGGGGTCTCACCTGGCTGAGCCTGACAGTCAACCAGAGCTATCGCCTGTAGCAACAAATGATGGTGATCTAGATGGTTTGGGGGTTTTGTCAAACCGGAATAATGATGaggttgatgatgatgatcccTTCTCAAAGCGAAG AAAAATGGACCTTGGAATTGCTGACATCACTCCTGTAGTTAAGCCTATCCGGGAGCCACGGGTTGTTGTACAAACTCTGAGTGAGGTTGATATCTTGGATGATGGCTACCGCTGGCGCAAGTATGGGCAGAAGGTGGTGAGAGGCAATCCTAACCCTAG GAGTTATTACAAATGCACGAACACCGGTTGCCCTGTTAGAAAACATGTGGAGAGGGCATCTCATGATCCAAAAGCTGTGATTACCACATATGAGGGGAAGCACAATCATGATGTTCCAACTGCAAGGAATAGTTGCCATGACATGGCAGGACCAGCAAGTGCAAGTGGACAGACAAGAATTAGGCCCGAAGAAAGTGATACCATCAGCCTTGACCTTGGGATGGGAATTAGCCCAGCTGCTGAAAACACACCAAACAGTCAAGGGAGAATGATGCTTTCTGAATTTGGGGATAGTCAAACTCACACCAGCaattccaatttcaattttgttcATACTACGACAGTGCCGGGGTACTTTGGTGTGctaaataacaactctaacccATATGGTTCTAGAGAAAATCCAAGTGATGGTCCATCTTTAAACCATTCTGCTTATCCTTGCCCTCAGAACATAGGGAGAATACTAATGGGTCCTTAA
- the LOC114396382 gene encoding probable WRKY transcription factor 20 isoform X1 yields MDAGEALSDDPNRPNSAADAAPATAGARYKLMSPAKLPISRSPCVTIPPGLSPTSFLESPVLLSNMKVEPSPTTGSLSLLHQTAHGSVTSAASSTFPVTTVCFNTNTVDDRKPSFFEFKPHNRSNMVPADFDNHASEKSTQIDGQGKAQAFDSSPLVKNESASPSNELSLSSPVQMDCSGGSARVEGDLDELNPRSNITTGLQASQVDNRGSGLSVAADRVSDDGYNWRKYGQKHVKGSEFPRSYYKCTHPNCEVKKLFERSHDGQITEIIYKGTHDHPKPQPNRRYSAGTIMSVQEERSDKVSLTSRDDNGSYMCGQGSHLAEPDSQPELSPVATNDGDLDGLGVLSNRNNDEVDDDDPFSKRRKMDLGIADITPVVKPIREPRVVVQTLSEVDILDDGYRWRKYGQKVVRGNPNPRSYYKCTNTGCPVRKHVERASHDPKAVITTYEGKHNHDVPTARNSCHDMAGPASASGQTRIRPEESDTISLDLGMGISPAAENTPNSQGRMMLSEFGDSQTHTSNSNFNFVHTTTVPGYFGVLNNNSNPYGSRENPSDGPSLNHSAYPCPQNIGRILMGP; encoded by the exons ATGGACGCCGGCGAAGCCCTCTCTGACGATCCGAATCGGCCCAATTCCGCCGCCGACGCAGCTCCGGCCACCGCCGGAGCAAGGTACAAGCTCATGTCACCGGCCAAGCTCCCGATCTCGCGCTCGCCGTGCGTCACGATTCCGCCGGGGCTCAGTCCGACGTCGTTTCTCGAGTCGCCGGTGCTGCTCTCCAACATGAAG GTGGAACCTTCACCGACTACAGGATCCCTTTCTTTGCTTCATCAAACAGCACATGGTTCCGTGACTTCTGCCGCATCTTCTACATTTCCTGTAACCACTGTATGCTTCAATACCAATACTGTTGATGACAGAAAACCTAGCTTCTTTGAGTTTAAACCACACAATAGATCAAATATG GTTCCCGCAGACTTTGACAACCATGCAAGTGAAAAATCTACTCAAATAGATGGTCAAGGAAAAGCTCAAGCTTTTGATTCATCACCATTAGTAAAAAATGAGTCAGCATCCCCTTCAAATGAATTAAGTCTATCATCACCTGTTCAAATGGATTGCTCAGGAGGTAGTGCCCGTGTTGAAGGTGATTTGGATGAATTGAACCCTAGAAGCAACATAACAACTGGGCTTCAAGCATCACAAGTTGACAATAGAGGTAGTGGACTTTCCGTTGCAGCTGATAGAGTATCTGATGATGGATACAACTGGAGAAAATATGGGCAAAAACATGTTAAAGGAAGTGAATTTCCACGCAGTTATTACAAATGTACACATCCTAATTGTGAAGTCAAGAAACTATTTGAACGCTCTCATGATGGGCAGATCACTGAGATAATTTACAAGGGAACACATGATCATCCTAAACCTCAACCAAACCGCCGTTACTCTGCTGGAACTATTATGTCTGTGCAAGAAGAGAGATCTGATAAAGTTTCTTTGACCAGCCGAGATG ACAATGGATCCTATATGTGTGGCCAGGGGTCTCACCTGGCTGAGCCTGACAGTCAACCAGAGCTATCGCCTGTAGCAACAAATGATGGTGATCTAGATGGTTTGGGGGTTTTGTCAAACCGGAATAATGATGaggttgatgatgatgatcccTTCTCAAAGCGAAG AAAAATGGACCTTGGAATTGCTGACATCACTCCTGTAGTTAAGCCTATCCGGGAGCCACGGGTTGTTGTACAAACTCTGAGTGAGGTTGATATCTTGGATGATGGCTACCGCTGGCGCAAGTATGGGCAGAAGGTGGTGAGAGGCAATCCTAACCCTAG GAGTTATTACAAATGCACGAACACCGGTTGCCCTGTTAGAAAACATGTGGAGAGGGCATCTCATGATCCAAAAGCTGTGATTACCACATATGAGGGGAAGCACAATCATGATGTTCCAACTGCAAGGAATAGTTGCCATGACATGGCAGGACCAGCAAGTGCAAGTGGACAGACAAGAATTAGGCCCGAAGAAAGTGATACCATCAGCCTTGACCTTGGGATGGGAATTAGCCCAGCTGCTGAAAACACACCAAACAGTCAAGGGAGAATGATGCTTTCTGAATTTGGGGATAGTCAAACTCACACCAGCaattccaatttcaattttgttcATACTACGACAGTGCCGGGGTACTTTGGTGTGctaaataacaactctaacccATATGGTTCTAGAGAAAATCCAAGTGATGGTCCATCTTTAAACCATTCTGCTTATCCTTGCCCTCAGAACATAGGGAGAATACTAATGGGTCCTTAA
- the LOC114396382 gene encoding probable WRKY transcription factor 20 isoform X2, whose amino-acid sequence MDAGEALSDDPNRPNSAADAAPATAGARYKLMSPAKLPISRSPCVTIPPGLSPTSFLESPVLLSNMKVEPSPTTGSLSLLHQTAHGSVTSAASSTFPVTTVPADFDNHASEKSTQIDGQGKAQAFDSSPLVKNESASPSNELSLSSPVQMDCSGGSARVEGDLDELNPRSNITTGLQASQVDNRGSGLSVAADRVSDDGYNWRKYGQKHVKGSEFPRSYYKCTHPNCEVKKLFERSHDGQITEIIYKGTHDHPKPQPNRRYSAGTIMSVQEERSDKVSLTSRDDNGSYMCGQGSHLAEPDSQPELSPVATNDGDLDGLGVLSNRNNDEVDDDDPFSKRRKMDLGIADITPVVKPIREPRVVVQTLSEVDILDDGYRWRKYGQKVVRGNPNPRSYYKCTNTGCPVRKHVERASHDPKAVITTYEGKHNHDVPTARNSCHDMAGPASASGQTRIRPEESDTISLDLGMGISPAAENTPNSQGRMMLSEFGDSQTHTSNSNFNFVHTTTVPGYFGVLNNNSNPYGSRENPSDGPSLNHSAYPCPQNIGRILMGP is encoded by the exons ATGGACGCCGGCGAAGCCCTCTCTGACGATCCGAATCGGCCCAATTCCGCCGCCGACGCAGCTCCGGCCACCGCCGGAGCAAGGTACAAGCTCATGTCACCGGCCAAGCTCCCGATCTCGCGCTCGCCGTGCGTCACGATTCCGCCGGGGCTCAGTCCGACGTCGTTTCTCGAGTCGCCGGTGCTGCTCTCCAACATGAAG GTGGAACCTTCACCGACTACAGGATCCCTTTCTTTGCTTCATCAAACAGCACATGGTTCCGTGACTTCTGCCGCATCTTCTACATTTCCTGTAACCACT GTTCCCGCAGACTTTGACAACCATGCAAGTGAAAAATCTACTCAAATAGATGGTCAAGGAAAAGCTCAAGCTTTTGATTCATCACCATTAGTAAAAAATGAGTCAGCATCCCCTTCAAATGAATTAAGTCTATCATCACCTGTTCAAATGGATTGCTCAGGAGGTAGTGCCCGTGTTGAAGGTGATTTGGATGAATTGAACCCTAGAAGCAACATAACAACTGGGCTTCAAGCATCACAAGTTGACAATAGAGGTAGTGGACTTTCCGTTGCAGCTGATAGAGTATCTGATGATGGATACAACTGGAGAAAATATGGGCAAAAACATGTTAAAGGAAGTGAATTTCCACGCAGTTATTACAAATGTACACATCCTAATTGTGAAGTCAAGAAACTATTTGAACGCTCTCATGATGGGCAGATCACTGAGATAATTTACAAGGGAACACATGATCATCCTAAACCTCAACCAAACCGCCGTTACTCTGCTGGAACTATTATGTCTGTGCAAGAAGAGAGATCTGATAAAGTTTCTTTGACCAGCCGAGATG ACAATGGATCCTATATGTGTGGCCAGGGGTCTCACCTGGCTGAGCCTGACAGTCAACCAGAGCTATCGCCTGTAGCAACAAATGATGGTGATCTAGATGGTTTGGGGGTTTTGTCAAACCGGAATAATGATGaggttgatgatgatgatcccTTCTCAAAGCGAAG AAAAATGGACCTTGGAATTGCTGACATCACTCCTGTAGTTAAGCCTATCCGGGAGCCACGGGTTGTTGTACAAACTCTGAGTGAGGTTGATATCTTGGATGATGGCTACCGCTGGCGCAAGTATGGGCAGAAGGTGGTGAGAGGCAATCCTAACCCTAG GAGTTATTACAAATGCACGAACACCGGTTGCCCTGTTAGAAAACATGTGGAGAGGGCATCTCATGATCCAAAAGCTGTGATTACCACATATGAGGGGAAGCACAATCATGATGTTCCAACTGCAAGGAATAGTTGCCATGACATGGCAGGACCAGCAAGTGCAAGTGGACAGACAAGAATTAGGCCCGAAGAAAGTGATACCATCAGCCTTGACCTTGGGATGGGAATTAGCCCAGCTGCTGAAAACACACCAAACAGTCAAGGGAGAATGATGCTTTCTGAATTTGGGGATAGTCAAACTCACACCAGCaattccaatttcaattttgttcATACTACGACAGTGCCGGGGTACTTTGGTGTGctaaataacaactctaacccATATGGTTCTAGAGAAAATCCAAGTGATGGTCCATCTTTAAACCATTCTGCTTATCCTTGCCCTCAGAACATAGGGAGAATACTAATGGGTCCTTAA
- the LOC114396382 gene encoding probable WRKY transcription factor 20 isoform X3, with protein sequence MENSMRVSDRVEPSPTTGSLSLLHQTAHGSVTSAASSTFPVTTVCFNTNTVDDRKPSFFEFKPHNRSNMVPADFDNHASEKSTQIDGQGKAQAFDSSPLVKNESASPSNELSLSSPVQMDCSGGSARVEGDLDELNPRSNITTGLQASQVDNRGSGLSVAADRVSDDGYNWRKYGQKHVKGSEFPRSYYKCTHPNCEVKKLFERSHDGQITEIIYKGTHDHPKPQPNRRYSAGTIMSVQEERSDKVSLTSRDDNGSYMCGQGSHLAEPDSQPELSPVATNDGDLDGLGVLSNRNNDEVDDDDPFSKRRKMDLGIADITPVVKPIREPRVVVQTLSEVDILDDGYRWRKYGQKVVRGNPNPRSYYKCTNTGCPVRKHVERASHDPKAVITTYEGKHNHDVPTARNSCHDMAGPASASGQTRIRPEESDTISLDLGMGISPAAENTPNSQGRMMLSEFGDSQTHTSNSNFNFVHTTTVPGYFGVLNNNSNPYGSRENPSDGPSLNHSAYPCPQNIGRILMGP encoded by the exons ATGGAAAATTCGATGCGAGTGAGTGACAGA GTGGAACCTTCACCGACTACAGGATCCCTTTCTTTGCTTCATCAAACAGCACATGGTTCCGTGACTTCTGCCGCATCTTCTACATTTCCTGTAACCACTGTATGCTTCAATACCAATACTGTTGATGACAGAAAACCTAGCTTCTTTGAGTTTAAACCACACAATAGATCAAATATG GTTCCCGCAGACTTTGACAACCATGCAAGTGAAAAATCTACTCAAATAGATGGTCAAGGAAAAGCTCAAGCTTTTGATTCATCACCATTAGTAAAAAATGAGTCAGCATCCCCTTCAAATGAATTAAGTCTATCATCACCTGTTCAAATGGATTGCTCAGGAGGTAGTGCCCGTGTTGAAGGTGATTTGGATGAATTGAACCCTAGAAGCAACATAACAACTGGGCTTCAAGCATCACAAGTTGACAATAGAGGTAGTGGACTTTCCGTTGCAGCTGATAGAGTATCTGATGATGGATACAACTGGAGAAAATATGGGCAAAAACATGTTAAAGGAAGTGAATTTCCACGCAGTTATTACAAATGTACACATCCTAATTGTGAAGTCAAGAAACTATTTGAACGCTCTCATGATGGGCAGATCACTGAGATAATTTACAAGGGAACACATGATCATCCTAAACCTCAACCAAACCGCCGTTACTCTGCTGGAACTATTATGTCTGTGCAAGAAGAGAGATCTGATAAAGTTTCTTTGACCAGCCGAGATG ACAATGGATCCTATATGTGTGGCCAGGGGTCTCACCTGGCTGAGCCTGACAGTCAACCAGAGCTATCGCCTGTAGCAACAAATGATGGTGATCTAGATGGTTTGGGGGTTTTGTCAAACCGGAATAATGATGaggttgatgatgatgatcccTTCTCAAAGCGAAG AAAAATGGACCTTGGAATTGCTGACATCACTCCTGTAGTTAAGCCTATCCGGGAGCCACGGGTTGTTGTACAAACTCTGAGTGAGGTTGATATCTTGGATGATGGCTACCGCTGGCGCAAGTATGGGCAGAAGGTGGTGAGAGGCAATCCTAACCCTAG GAGTTATTACAAATGCACGAACACCGGTTGCCCTGTTAGAAAACATGTGGAGAGGGCATCTCATGATCCAAAAGCTGTGATTACCACATATGAGGGGAAGCACAATCATGATGTTCCAACTGCAAGGAATAGTTGCCATGACATGGCAGGACCAGCAAGTGCAAGTGGACAGACAAGAATTAGGCCCGAAGAAAGTGATACCATCAGCCTTGACCTTGGGATGGGAATTAGCCCAGCTGCTGAAAACACACCAAACAGTCAAGGGAGAATGATGCTTTCTGAATTTGGGGATAGTCAAACTCACACCAGCaattccaatttcaattttgttcATACTACGACAGTGCCGGGGTACTTTGGTGTGctaaataacaactctaacccATATGGTTCTAGAGAAAATCCAAGTGATGGTCCATCTTTAAACCATTCTGCTTATCCTTGCCCTCAGAACATAGGGAGAATACTAATGGGTCCTTAA
- the LOC114396382 gene encoding probable WRKY transcription factor 20 isoform X5 has product MVPADFDNHASEKSTQIDGQGKAQAFDSSPLVKNESASPSNELSLSSPVQMDCSGGSARVEGDLDELNPRSNITTGLQASQVDNRGSGLSVAADRVSDDGYNWRKYGQKHVKGSEFPRSYYKCTHPNCEVKKLFERSHDGQITEIIYKGTHDHPKPQPNRRYSAGTIMSVQEERSDKVSLTSRDDNGSYMCGQGSHLAEPDSQPELSPVATNDGDLDGLGVLSNRNNDEVDDDDPFSKRRKMDLGIADITPVVKPIREPRVVVQTLSEVDILDDGYRWRKYGQKVVRGNPNPRSYYKCTNTGCPVRKHVERASHDPKAVITTYEGKHNHDVPTARNSCHDMAGPASASGQTRIRPEESDTISLDLGMGISPAAENTPNSQGRMMLSEFGDSQTHTSNSNFNFVHTTTVPGYFGVLNNNSNPYGSRENPSDGPSLNHSAYPCPQNIGRILMGP; this is encoded by the exons ATG GTTCCCGCAGACTTTGACAACCATGCAAGTGAAAAATCTACTCAAATAGATGGTCAAGGAAAAGCTCAAGCTTTTGATTCATCACCATTAGTAAAAAATGAGTCAGCATCCCCTTCAAATGAATTAAGTCTATCATCACCTGTTCAAATGGATTGCTCAGGAGGTAGTGCCCGTGTTGAAGGTGATTTGGATGAATTGAACCCTAGAAGCAACATAACAACTGGGCTTCAAGCATCACAAGTTGACAATAGAGGTAGTGGACTTTCCGTTGCAGCTGATAGAGTATCTGATGATGGATACAACTGGAGAAAATATGGGCAAAAACATGTTAAAGGAAGTGAATTTCCACGCAGTTATTACAAATGTACACATCCTAATTGTGAAGTCAAGAAACTATTTGAACGCTCTCATGATGGGCAGATCACTGAGATAATTTACAAGGGAACACATGATCATCCTAAACCTCAACCAAACCGCCGTTACTCTGCTGGAACTATTATGTCTGTGCAAGAAGAGAGATCTGATAAAGTTTCTTTGACCAGCCGAGATG ACAATGGATCCTATATGTGTGGCCAGGGGTCTCACCTGGCTGAGCCTGACAGTCAACCAGAGCTATCGCCTGTAGCAACAAATGATGGTGATCTAGATGGTTTGGGGGTTTTGTCAAACCGGAATAATGATGaggttgatgatgatgatcccTTCTCAAAGCGAAG AAAAATGGACCTTGGAATTGCTGACATCACTCCTGTAGTTAAGCCTATCCGGGAGCCACGGGTTGTTGTACAAACTCTGAGTGAGGTTGATATCTTGGATGATGGCTACCGCTGGCGCAAGTATGGGCAGAAGGTGGTGAGAGGCAATCCTAACCCTAG GAGTTATTACAAATGCACGAACACCGGTTGCCCTGTTAGAAAACATGTGGAGAGGGCATCTCATGATCCAAAAGCTGTGATTACCACATATGAGGGGAAGCACAATCATGATGTTCCAACTGCAAGGAATAGTTGCCATGACATGGCAGGACCAGCAAGTGCAAGTGGACAGACAAGAATTAGGCCCGAAGAAAGTGATACCATCAGCCTTGACCTTGGGATGGGAATTAGCCCAGCTGCTGAAAACACACCAAACAGTCAAGGGAGAATGATGCTTTCTGAATTTGGGGATAGTCAAACTCACACCAGCaattccaatttcaattttgttcATACTACGACAGTGCCGGGGTACTTTGGTGTGctaaataacaactctaacccATATGGTTCTAGAGAAAATCCAAGTGATGGTCCATCTTTAAACCATTCTGCTTATCCTTGCCCTCAGAACATAGGGAGAATACTAATGGGTCCTTAA